A DNA window from uncultured Fibrobacter sp. contains the following coding sequences:
- a CDS encoding metallophosphoesterase, with translation MRNERQLWICGDIHGEISGFVRKAVNRGISCVDILVVGDFGAGFGRPKSMDVAYGKVRAALEKNDICIYTIRGNHDDPAFFDGKHDFERLHFLPDYCIIELCGKRIYPVGGAVSADIDMVDPLSRKSRRMINDSLIKFGSSKRVWWPDEAPSTDSAPSTNSRTLFPESVDIVVSHEAPLSFEPPLVRAGYVRDETWLKIVESRKYLDYVLQIVNPTLWFYGHYHCHYEGNCQNTLYQCLDIAEMTRIV, from the coding sequence ATGCGCAACGAACGACAACTATGGATATGCGGGGACATTCACGGCGAAATATCTGGGTTTGTCCGGAAAGCGGTGAATCGTGGGATATCGTGCGTTGATATCCTGGTTGTCGGTGATTTCGGTGCGGGTTTCGGTCGCCCGAAATCGATGGATGTCGCCTATGGCAAAGTGCGTGCGGCTCTAGAAAAAAATGACATTTGCATATACACGATTCGTGGCAATCACGACGATCCTGCATTTTTCGATGGTAAGCACGATTTTGAACGGTTGCATTTTCTGCCGGATTACTGCATAATTGAATTGTGCGGCAAGAGAATTTACCCCGTCGGTGGGGCAGTTTCTGCCGATATTGACATGGTTGACCCGCTGAGTCGAAAGTCGCGACGAATGATAAACGATTCCTTAATCAAGTTCGGCTCTTCCAAACGTGTCTGGTGGCCGGATGAGGCGCCTTCGACTGATTCGGCCCCTTCGACAAACTCAAGGACCTTATTTCCCGAAAGCGTTGATATTGTCGTGTCGCACGAGGCCCCGCTTTCTTTTGAACCGCCCCTTGTGCGGGCCGGTTATGTGCGAGATGAAACATGGCTAAAAATTGTCGAATCTCGCAAGTATCTGGATTATGTTTTGCAAATAGTCAATCCGACCTTGTGGTTTTACGGCCATTATCACTGCCATTATGAAGGTAATTGCCAAAATACGCTTTATCAATGCCTCGATATCGCGGAAATGACGCGGATTGTTTAA
- a CDS encoding IS3 family transposase, translating to MYFTEEQIAKALEKFHDLKSATKVVRELGYPSTKQLYKWIKREGQPRQERKKHHKIINTPEHPAHAPLMIKLEAIHRCYEMGEPMISVAKDIGYTYASIYYWYQSYKKYGLMGLQNKPRPTKRKQAKEKDLSSEDAKALNEKIRSLQLEVDILKETLNIIKKDPGVDLSALRNREKTQLVNALRNRYELRDILLALGMSRSVYYYNVKHLDDRNNKDRQLLKELVPIFDESNKTYGYRRIHSELSRIGRTVSEKVVRRAMKLGNLVVYKPKKLKYSSYKGEITPAVPNILNRNFHADAPNQKWLTDITEFPLHDGKVYLSPIIDCFDGAPVCWTIGESPDATLVDEMLDKAVATLHEGEAPIIHTDRGSHYRWPGWIERMKKYGLTRSMSRKGYTPDNAACEGFFGILKNEFFYSRNWRKVDKEEFKAELEKYLEWFCSKRIKVGLNGMSPADYRKLYLDKQSV from the coding sequence ATGTACTTTACTGAAGAACAAATCGCCAAGGCGTTGGAAAAATTCCATGATTTAAAGTCAGCGACAAAGGTTGTAAGAGAACTCGGTTATCCATCGACAAAACAGTTGTACAAGTGGATAAAGAGGGAAGGCCAACCACGTCAGGAAAGAAAAAAGCATCATAAGATCATAAACACCCCAGAGCATCCGGCACATGCCCCTCTCATGATTAAGCTCGAGGCCATCCACAGATGCTACGAAATGGGCGAACCGATGATTTCTGTCGCCAAGGATATTGGATATACGTACGCAAGTATCTATTATTGGTATCAGAGCTATAAAAAGTACGGACTTATGGGACTGCAGAACAAACCAAGACCAACGAAGCGGAAGCAGGCGAAAGAAAAGGATCTTTCTTCTGAAGACGCGAAGGCGCTGAACGAGAAAATCCGAAGTCTCCAGCTGGAAGTTGACATACTGAAGGAGACGCTGAACATAATAAAAAAAGACCCAGGCGTTGACCTGTCTGCCCTTCGGAACAGGGAAAAAACACAGCTCGTCAACGCCTTACGCAACCGCTACGAATTAAGGGATATCCTGCTCGCGCTGGGAATGTCTCGAAGCGTCTATTATTACAACGTAAAGCATCTGGACGACCGCAACAACAAGGATCGTCAGTTGCTCAAGGAACTTGTCCCCATATTCGACGAGTCCAACAAGACCTACGGCTACAGGCGAATCCACAGCGAACTTTCAAGGATCGGAAGGACTGTTTCCGAGAAGGTTGTCAGACGCGCAATGAAACTCGGCAACCTCGTTGTCTACAAGCCCAAGAAGCTGAAGTACAGTTCGTACAAGGGCGAGATTACGCCCGCCGTTCCCAATATCCTCAACCGTAATTTTCACGCCGACGCCCCCAATCAAAAATGGCTGACAGACATAACGGAGTTCCCGCTGCACGACGGCAAGGTGTACCTATCGCCAATTATCGACTGCTTCGACGGGGCGCCTGTGTGCTGGACAATCGGGGAGTCCCCTGACGCGACTCTAGTCGACGAGATGCTGGACAAGGCCGTCGCGACACTCCATGAGGGCGAAGCCCCGATTATCCATACGGACAGAGGGAGTCATTACAGATGGCCCGGATGGATCGAGAGGATGAAAAAGTACGGACTGACACGATCCATGTCAAGGAAGGGCTACACTCCCGACAATGCAGCCTGCGAGGGCTTTTTCGGTATACTCAAGAACGAGTTCTTCTACAGCAGAAATTGGAGAAAAGTCGACAAGGAAGAGTTCAAGGCCGAGCTTGAAAAATATCTAGAATGGTTTTGCTCGAAACGGATAAAGGTCGGGCTCAACGGAATGAGCCCAGCGGATTACCGGAAACTATATTTGGACAAGCAATCTGTCTAA
- a CDS encoding DNA methyltransferase has translation MLTPREQQQAAKKFANDWKDKGKEIGESQKFWCDLLCHVFGIQDFANYIDFEINVQLDHSSRADGYISATRVLIEQKSVDKDLKEPIKQSDGSLLDPFSQAKRYAMELGFSKYPRWIITCNFKSFLIYDMENPHKDPEEILLKNLEKEYYRLSFLVNDKNIHLQKEFEVSVKAGDIIGELYNLIKAQYRDADNPSPATLRSLNMLCVRIVFCLYAEDAGVFGSKSSFGDYLSNCDASDLRDALLQLFKVLDQRPEHRDVYMKPVLAAFPYVNGGLFTEEDTTIPQLTDEIKNLLVKQASNDFDWSEISPTIFGAIFESTLNPVTRREGGMHYTSIENIHKVIDPLFLNDLLLEFEDIKKIRSKTEQTNAIIAFQKKLGSLKFLDPASGSGNFLTETYLCLRRLENECLKIRFNNKIMLDVFDDAIYVSINQFYGIEINDFAVVVAKTALWIAEHQMLKETANIIQKDLNFLPLKSYANIVEANALTFDWETVVPKSELNYIVGNPPFVGAMKMNKVQHEEISKIFPECEKSGEIDYVAGWYVKASHYIQGSQIECALVSTNSICQGQQVALIWKPLFEKYKVEFNYAYRTFRWDSEANIKAKVHCIIIGFCCFHKNKQKIIYRINKPEIYAKNINGYLTELDNVFIVSNTEPISNMPKMHMGVMPRDGGNLILSQEEYQEYIKKEPLGKKWIRAYTMGEEFINNIPRYCFWLVDADPKEMQKCPLLLKRIECVRSSRLGSKALDTQKKADTPHLFAQRAQPTQNFLAFPKVSSGQRKYIPIGFLTPDIIVGDKVFVVENATLYHFGVLTSCVHNAWMRAVAGRLKSDYSYSNTIVYNNFPWCSPTAKQKEKIEQTAQAILDARQKYADSSLADMYGENMYLYTDLLEAHRANDKAVMQAYGFKETMSEMDVVTKLLQMYEKSASKTK, from the coding sequence ATGCTGACGCCGAGAGAACAACAACAGGCAGCAAAGAAATTCGCTAACGATTGGAAAGATAAAGGCAAGGAAATTGGCGAAAGTCAAAAGTTTTGGTGTGACCTTCTCTGTCATGTTTTTGGAATCCAAGATTTTGCTAATTACATAGATTTTGAAATCAATGTACAACTAGACCATTCTTCTCGTGCTGACGGATATATTTCCGCTACGAGAGTCCTTATAGAACAGAAAAGCGTTGACAAAGATTTGAAAGAGCCCATCAAGCAATCGGATGGTTCGCTTCTAGACCCATTCTCACAAGCAAAGCGCTACGCTATGGAGTTGGGATTTTCCAAATATCCACGATGGATCATTACCTGCAATTTCAAGTCATTCCTAATCTATGATATGGAAAATCCTCATAAAGATCCCGAAGAAATCTTATTGAAGAACCTTGAAAAAGAATATTACCGATTGTCATTCCTTGTAAACGACAAGAATATACATTTGCAAAAAGAATTTGAAGTATCTGTAAAAGCGGGCGACATCATCGGGGAATTGTACAACTTGATAAAAGCCCAGTATCGCGATGCAGATAATCCAAGCCCCGCGACATTGAGAAGCCTAAATATGCTATGTGTCCGCATAGTCTTTTGCCTTTATGCCGAGGACGCGGGAGTATTCGGGAGTAAATCTAGTTTCGGGGATTATCTATCTAATTGCGACGCATCCGATTTACGGGATGCCTTGTTGCAACTATTTAAGGTATTAGATCAAAGACCTGAACATCGTGACGTGTATATGAAACCTGTTCTTGCAGCATTTCCTTATGTAAATGGAGGATTATTTACAGAAGAAGATACAACCATACCGCAACTAACGGATGAAATCAAGAACTTACTTGTCAAGCAGGCTTCTAATGATTTTGATTGGTCGGAAATCAGCCCGACAATTTTTGGAGCAATCTTTGAAAGCACCTTGAACCCTGTTACAAGACGTGAAGGGGGAATGCACTACACTAGCATTGAAAACATCCATAAAGTCATAGACCCCTTATTTTTAAACGACTTGCTACTTGAATTTGAAGACATCAAGAAGATTAGGAGTAAGACCGAACAAACAAATGCTATTATCGCATTTCAAAAGAAATTAGGTTCTCTTAAATTTCTTGACCCAGCTAGTGGCAGTGGCAATTTCTTGACGGAAACATATCTGTGTCTTCGCCGTCTAGAAAATGAATGTTTGAAAATACGTTTTAATAACAAAATAATGCTTGATGTATTTGATGATGCGATTTATGTAAGCATTAACCAATTTTATGGTATAGAGATTAATGACTTTGCAGTAGTGGTTGCAAAGACCGCTTTGTGGATTGCGGAACATCAAATGTTGAAAGAAACCGCAAATATCATACAAAAAGATTTGAACTTTTTGCCTTTAAAAAGTTATGCAAATATTGTAGAAGCGAATGCATTGACTTTTGATTGGGAAACTGTTGTTCCTAAAAGCGAGTTAAATTACATTGTAGGTAATCCTCCTTTTGTAGGGGCAATGAAAATGAATAAAGTTCAACACGAAGAAATATCAAAGATATTTCCCGAATGCGAAAAGTCGGGTGAGATTGACTACGTTGCAGGGTGGTACGTGAAAGCATCTCACTACATACAAGGAAGCCAGATCGAGTGTGCCCTAGTATCTACAAATTCTATTTGCCAAGGGCAACAGGTGGCTTTGATTTGGAAGCCCCTATTTGAGAAATATAAGGTTGAATTTAATTATGCATATAGGACGTTTAGATGGGATAGCGAAGCAAATATAAAGGCTAAAGTTCACTGCATTATCATTGGTTTTTGCTGTTTCCATAAGAATAAGCAGAAAATCATTTATCGTATAAATAAACCAGAAATATATGCAAAGAATATCAATGGCTATTTAACAGAACTTGACAATGTTTTCATCGTTTCCAATACGGAACCAATTTCAAATATGCCAAAGATGCATATGGGAGTCATGCCTCGTGATGGCGGAAATTTGATTCTATCACAAGAAGAATATCAAGAATATATCAAAAAAGAACCTTTAGGGAAAAAATGGATTCGAGCATACACAATGGGGGAAGAATTTATAAACAATATTCCACGTTATTGCTTTTGGCTAGTGGATGCAGACCCTAAAGAAATGCAGAAGTGTCCATTATTGTTAAAACGAATAGAATGTGTACGATCTTCTAGATTAGGCAGCAAAGCTTTAGACACACAAAAGAAAGCTGACACGCCACATTTATTTGCTCAAAGAGCGCAACCTACTCAAAACTTCCTTGCTTTTCCAAAAGTTTCTTCAGGACAAAGAAAATACATACCTATAGGTTTTTTAACTCCCGATATAATTGTTGGGGATAAAGTGTTTGTTGTAGAAAACGCAACCCTTTATCACTTTGGCGTTTTGACTTCTTGCGTTCACAATGCTTGGATGAGAGCCGTTGCAGGGCGATTGAAAAGTGATTATAGTTATTCCAACACAATCGTATACAACAACTTCCCATGGTGTAGCCCTACAGCCAAACAGAAAGAAAAGATTGAGCAAACAGCCCAAGCAATACTAGACGCTAGGCAAAAGTATGCTGATAGTTCTTTGGCAGATATGTATGGTGAGAATATGTATCTATATACAGACTTGCTAGAAGCTCATCGAGCTAATGACAAGGCTGTTATGCAAGCTTATGGGTTCAAAGAGACAATGAGCGAAATGGATGTAGTTACAAAATTGCTGCAAATGTACGAGAAGTCGGCAAGTAAAACGAAGTAG
- a CDS encoding ATP-binding protein, which produces MRPDYFKNVANSLLQFNKDARASLNFILLKTYEYWIRVIRYSECYPDPDDCIRIFPKESVARIFNALSAHFTKINDEEDAMSPSERMAFIRESNDKYIGKRIDTDDENKSIAYQRRRKAINRFKYLMDRGCSGSEVSGYVENYLNGEGIFDKSSQKVFYDSVIDELVTIMFNNPNFHDDYFRRLNIMQRSFCLNDTEMEVLMFSWIFFNKSQCECLLRAFKSDNRFSDPSPSDIFPLLFPDLEFEKAISCRGPLKQMGLLDEHLDTTMRVDRFLDGQSGDDLDSLYFQVYEGDSVPYKTLCRDNPKIQIAYNMLKYAQKGQGLNLFFYGVEGTGKTELAKSIASKLHRPLVLTNISTKGIHRNNLENESLQERMGSILFAATKYKNQKAILLVDESDIILNNCEKGALNFFLEQIKVPVIWISNMVENIEKSTLRRFDYSIHFERPDAEKRLQVWKSVVREQDAKSLLSQNTIRQLSAELPITAGGITQAVAGTKRLVMAGCDIDPVQSVRTIAEAQAELLKLELEYVNRDKESRAPRYLLDAINTDADMPRILKTMNAFDVRWKQMKEGDRPDSLNMLLYGPPGTGKTEFAKHLARTLNRKLVVKKASDLLNCYVGDTEKNIRKMFKDAEESKAILFLDEADSLIRDRSGANHSWEVTQVNEMLTQMENFKGIFIAATNFDGTLDMASRRRFALKVKFGYLKPEGIESLWRGFFPSVACPDAARNMRMLAPGDFNAAYSTLRFYDESELTADAILNALKSEIAYKDGREGRTMGL; this is translated from the coding sequence ATGAGACCGGATTACTTCAAGAATGTCGCAAATTCCCTGCTGCAGTTCAATAAAGATGCCAGGGCCTCCCTCAACTTTATCCTGCTCAAGACCTACGAATACTGGATTCGTGTAATTCGCTATTCCGAGTGCTACCCCGATCCCGATGACTGCATCCGGATTTTCCCTAAGGAGAGCGTGGCAAGAATCTTCAACGCGCTTTCGGCGCATTTTACAAAAATCAATGACGAAGAAGACGCGATGTCGCCAAGCGAGCGAATGGCGTTTATCAGGGAATCCAACGACAAGTATATCGGCAAGCGGATCGATACAGATGACGAGAATAAATCCATTGCCTACCAGCGCCGCCGCAAGGCCATAAACCGCTTTAAGTACCTTATGGATCGTGGTTGTTCGGGCTCCGAAGTCAGCGGCTATGTTGAAAATTATCTGAATGGCGAGGGTATTTTCGACAAGAGCTCTCAAAAGGTTTTTTACGATAGCGTAATAGACGAACTCGTTACGATTATGTTCAATAATCCGAACTTCCATGACGATTACTTTAGGCGCCTGAATATTATGCAGCGTAGCTTCTGCCTGAACGACACCGAAATGGAAGTCCTTATGTTCTCGTGGATTTTCTTTAACAAGTCGCAGTGTGAATGCCTGTTGCGGGCTTTCAAGTCCGACAATCGGTTTAGCGATCCGTCGCCGTCTGATATTTTTCCGTTGCTGTTTCCAGACCTCGAATTTGAAAAGGCAATTTCTTGCCGGGGTCCCCTTAAGCAGATGGGCCTGCTCGATGAGCACCTGGATACAACGATGCGTGTCGATCGTTTTTTGGACGGGCAGTCGGGAGACGACCTCGATTCGCTCTATTTTCAGGTTTACGAAGGTGATTCGGTTCCGTACAAGACGCTTTGCCGCGACAATCCGAAAATTCAGATTGCCTATAATATGCTCAAGTACGCCCAAAAGGGGCAAGGACTCAACCTGTTCTTTTACGGCGTTGAAGGAACCGGCAAGACGGAACTTGCCAAGTCCATTGCCAGTAAGCTGCACCGCCCCCTGGTGCTCACCAATATTAGCACTAAGGGAATTCACAGGAATAATCTTGAAAATGAGTCGTTGCAGGAACGCATGGGGAGTATCCTTTTTGCGGCCACCAAGTACAAGAACCAGAAGGCTATTTTGCTTGTTGACGAATCTGACATCATTCTGAACAACTGCGAAAAGGGTGCGCTCAACTTTTTCCTGGAACAGATCAAGGTGCCCGTCATCTGGATTTCGAACATGGTGGAGAATATTGAAAAAAGCACCTTGCGCCGCTTCGACTATTCCATTCATTTTGAACGCCCCGATGCCGAAAAGCGTTTGCAGGTGTGGAAATCGGTGGTGCGCGAACAGGACGCCAAGTCACTTCTGTCGCAAAATACCATTAGGCAGCTTTCGGCAGAATTGCCGATTACAGCGGGAGGCATTACGCAGGCCGTGGCGGGCACGAAGCGCCTTGTCATGGCGGGTTGCGACATTGACCCCGTGCAGAGTGTGCGTACCATTGCCGAGGCGCAGGCGGAACTTCTGAAGTTGGAATTGGAATACGTGAACCGTGACAAGGAAAGTCGCGCACCGCGTTACTTGCTCGATGCAATCAACACCGATGCTGACATGCCCAGGATTTTGAAGACGATGAACGCCTTTGACGTACGCTGGAAACAGATGAAGGAAGGTGACCGCCCCGATAGCCTGAATATGCTCCTTTACGGGCCGCCGGGTACCGGCAAGACCGAATTCGCAAAACACCTTGCGCGAACGCTCAACCGCAAGCTCGTTGTCAAAAAGGCGAGCGATCTGTTGAACTGTTACGTAGGCGACACCGAAAAGAATATCCGCAAAATGTTCAAGGACGCCGAAGAATCGAAGGCGATATTATTCCTCGACGAAGCCGACAGCCTGATTCGCGACCGTAGCGGTGCAAACCACAGCTGGGAAGTGACCCAGGTGAACGAGATGCTTACGCAGATGGAGAACTTCAAGGGAATCTTTATCGCTGCGACCAACTTTGACGGCACGCTCGACATGGCCTCTCGCCGCCGCTTTGCACTCAAGGTAAAGTTCGGCTACCTTAAGCCCGAAGGAATCGAATCGCTTTGGCGCGGATTTTTCCCTTCGGTGGCCTGCCCCGATGCCGCAAGGAATATGCGCATGCTCGCCCCCGGCGACTTCAATGCCGCCTATAGCACGCTCCGCTTCTACGATGAAAGCGAACTCACCGCCGATGCCATCTTGAATGCCCTCAAGTCCGAAATCGCCTACAAGGACGGCCGCGAAGGAAGAACCATGGGGCTGTAG
- a CDS encoding tetratricopeptide repeat protein: protein MMMKGMISKYNGLMGDSCIASLSSLVFRLSSVLLFLAASSFAAQSSYDLMERANALYRDGKFKQAITLYRKAESRGADPVATSFNIANSYYQLEKLPEAAATYRKAIDFSNGAFSPALFNMASVYFRLKQYPECVAAYHRALKLEPENVSGWLYLGEAYSKTGDAVGALRAIEKAYQLDKDDISIVYQLSEANISLNDFERAVAVIREGYAAHPEEIDFLVYLGDVYRLNKQYEESAAAYREALGVRPDDAPTMYKLADVLAEDNKPFVAMDVLNNLVQIKSDFSDAAIFLGNLAYDAKFLDRAESAYELAAKQGNAEAVFGYKNMAYDAHAQKRDDEALRLLRTAQGYFPDDVTLQADILEFEKNE from the coding sequence ATGATGATGAAAGGAATGATAAGTAAGTACAATGGTTTGATGGGAGATTCTTGTATTGCATCTCTCTCGTCTCTCGTCTTTCGTCTCTCGTCTGTTTTGCTTTTCCTTGCCGCATCCTCCTTCGCTGCACAGTCTTCTTACGACTTGATGGAACGTGCGAACGCCCTTTACCGCGACGGAAAATTCAAGCAGGCGATCACGCTTTACCGCAAGGCGGAATCTCGCGGCGCCGACCCCGTCGCCACCAGTTTCAACATCGCCAATAGTTACTACCAGTTAGAAAAATTACCCGAAGCCGCCGCCACTTATCGCAAGGCAATCGACTTTTCTAATGGAGCTTTTTCGCCCGCGCTCTTTAACATGGCGAGCGTCTATTTTCGGCTCAAGCAGTATCCGGAATGCGTGGCGGCGTATCACCGTGCGTTGAAACTGGAACCGGAAAATGTTTCCGGTTGGCTTTACTTAGGCGAAGCCTACAGTAAAACCGGCGACGCGGTCGGCGCCCTGCGTGCCATCGAAAAGGCCTACCAGCTTGACAAAGATGATATCAGCATCGTGTATCAGCTTTCCGAAGCGAACATCTCGCTCAACGATTTTGAACGCGCCGTTGCCGTCATTCGCGAAGGCTATGCCGCCCATCCCGAAGAAATCGACTTCCTGGTTTACCTGGGTGATGTTTATCGCTTGAATAAGCAGTACGAAGAAAGCGCTGCCGCTTATCGCGAGGCTCTGGGTGTGCGTCCCGATGATGCACCCACGATGTACAAACTCGCAGACGTTCTCGCCGAAGATAACAAGCCCTTTGTCGCGATGGATGTGCTCAACAATTTGGTGCAAATCAAATCCGATTTTAGCGATGCTGCCATCTTCCTCGGAAATTTGGCCTACGACGCCAAGTTCCTCGACCGCGCCGAATCCGCTTACGAACTCGCCGCCAAGCAGGGTAACGCCGAAGCCGTATTCGGCTACAAGAATATGGCCTACGACGCCCATGCCCAGAAACGCGACGACGAGGCCTTGCGCCTGCTGCGCACCGCCCAGGGGTATTTCCCGGACGATGTCACCCTGCAGGCCGACATTCTCGAATTCGAAAAAAACGAATAG
- a CDS encoding energy transducer TonB: protein MLKFLKKLVKRFSILLAAVLASMLLVFSVTMANLFLTGKVFHEKKYTKTEVAIKKVDEVEKKVEKKKPARKPNRMKSNSRSPKAGPRFAMNLGAASGNGGAAVSRDLVADFRGGALSTEKGDVDKKPESRSMANFQVPPKIRDSEIDATLRLSFCVDVSGKAYDIKVLEESPAGSGLAQAGREALSRMTFTPAEKAGKAVPFCGMEQPFEVKFRD from the coding sequence ATGTTGAAGTTTTTGAAGAAATTAGTGAAGCGTTTTAGCATTTTGCTTGCAGCGGTTCTCGCAAGTATGCTTCTCGTGTTCTCGGTGACGATGGCGAACTTGTTCCTGACGGGCAAGGTGTTCCATGAAAAGAAATACACCAAGACCGAAGTCGCGATCAAGAAGGTGGACGAAGTCGAGAAAAAGGTCGAAAAGAAAAAGCCTGCCCGCAAGCCCAATCGCATGAAGTCAAATTCCCGTTCACCCAAGGCGGGCCCGCGTTTTGCGATGAATTTGGGTGCCGCTTCGGGTAACGGCGGCGCTGCCGTAAGCCGCGACCTGGTGGCCGATTTCCGTGGCGGTGCTCTTTCGACGGAAAAGGGCGATGTCGACAAGAAACCCGAAAGCCGTAGCATGGCGAATTTCCAGGTACCTCCCAAGATTCGCGATAGCGAAATCGATGCGACGCTCCGCCTGAGCTTTTGCGTGGACGTAAGCGGTAAGGCCTACGACATCAAGGTGCTTGAAGAATCTCCTGCAGGTTCTGGCCTTGCGCAGGCGGGTCGAGAAGCCCTTTCTCGCATGACGTTTACTCCGGCCGAAAAGGCGGGCAAGGCGGTGCCCTTTTGCGGAATGGAACAACCGTTCGAAGTGAAATTTAGGGACTGA
- a CDS encoding biopolymer transporter ExbD — MEFNLPRKKQKDMGIEMGPLMDIVFILLIFFVVTSSFTRETGVDVTKPQAQSASQLEKENLLIAITREGTIHMNERQVDLASLQDILKQSLAKAPDREAVVIADKEAETGVLVQVIDMCNLAGVKKVSIAAQAE; from the coding sequence ATGGAATTCAATTTGCCGAGAAAAAAGCAGAAAGACATGGGCATCGAAATGGGCCCGCTGATGGATATCGTGTTCATCTTGCTCATTTTCTTTGTGGTGACGTCTTCGTTCACGCGCGAAACGGGTGTGGACGTGACTAAGCCGCAGGCACAGTCTGCAAGCCAGCTCGAAAAGGAAAACCTGCTGATTGCCATTACGCGCGAAGGCACGATTCACATGAACGAACGCCAGGTGGATTTGGCGAGTCTGCAGGATATCTTGAAACAGTCGCTTGCGAAGGCCCCGGACCGTGAAGCGGTCGTGATTGCGGACAAGGAAGCGGAAACGGGGGTGCTGGTGCAGGTGATTGACATGTGCAACTTGGCCGGAGTAAAAAAGGTCTCCATCGCAGCGCAAGCGGAGTAG
- a CDS encoding MotA/TolQ/ExbB proton channel family protein yields the protein MSNTHYIFLESLQNTYQAGGVVMLPILLAGVIGFYFLFSSWFRIGSDFFRADIHRVIKRMRLDLNGGNEEYEKNAEPPSVEKALRRLRKRGGLLGRELSYAIKVANENPEGFRDYMQVRMMKTVRYMEQGNHIVSVMASAAPLLGLLGTVTGMVSTFEVITLYGNQNPVLMADGISEALISTQSGLLVAFPLTLLKQRLDERVEILRQKMELGATVIENYFVEKG from the coding sequence ATGAGCAACACGCATTACATATTCCTGGAGTCCTTGCAGAACACCTACCAGGCGGGCGGTGTGGTCATGCTCCCGATTCTCTTGGCGGGCGTTATCGGATTCTACTTCCTGTTTTCGAGCTGGTTCCGTATCGGGAGTGATTTCTTCCGCGCCGACATTCACAGGGTCATCAAGCGTATGCGCCTTGACTTGAACGGCGGTAACGAAGAATATGAAAAGAATGCGGAACCCCCGAGTGTCGAAAAGGCCCTGCGCAGACTCCGCAAGCGTGGCGGACTTTTGGGCCGCGAGCTGAGCTATGCGATTAAGGTGGCGAATGAAAATCCCGAAGGTTTCCGCGACTACATGCAAGTGCGCATGATGAAAACGGTGCGCTACATGGAGCAGGGAAACCACATTGTGTCGGTGATGGCCTCGGCGGCACCGCTCCTGGGGCTCCTTGGAACCGTGACGGGCATGGTCTCGACCTTTGAAGTGATTACGCTTTATGGAAACCAGAACCCGGTGCTCATGGCCGATGGCATTTCCGAAGCGCTGATTTCGACGCAGAGTGGTTTGCTTGTCGCATTCCCGCTCACGCTTCTGAAACAGCGCCTGGATGAACGTGTTGAAATTTTGCGCCAGAAGATGGAACTCGGCGCGACTGTAATAGAGAATTATTTTGTAGAAAAAGGCTGA